The region GTCGCGGAAACTGCCGATACCGTGGCACCGTCTGACTTTTCGTTCTCGGTTCGCGAGGGAGGCGGCGCCCCGGTGGTGACCAGGTTGTCGGCGTCCGATGCGTCGTTCTTCCGGCTCGAGGACTCGGCGACGCCGATGTACGTCAGCTCGCTGCAGATCCTGCGTAAACCCCGTAACGGCTTGAGCTACGAAAGCCTCCTGGCCACGATCGAACGGCGGCTGCCGCTGATCCCGCGGTACCGGCAGAAGGTGCGCGAGGTGCCGTTCGGGCTGGCCAGGCCGGTCTGGGTGGACGACCGCGACTTCGACATCACCTACCACGTCCGCCGCTCGGCGCTGCCGTCGCCGGGCAGCGACGCCCAACTGCACGAACTCGTCGCGCGGCTGGGTTCCCGGCCGCTGGACAAGACCCGGCCACTGTGGGAGCTGTACCTGGTCGAGGGGCTGGCCAAGAACCGGCTCGCGATCTACACGAAGTCGCATCAGGCGCTGGTCAACGGCATGTCCGCGCTGGCCATCGGCCACGTCATCGCCGACCGCACCCAGAAGCCGCCGGAGTTCGGCGAGGACATCTGGATTCCGTCGCGCGAACCCGACGACCGCCGGTTGCTGATCGGCGCGCTCGGCGAGTGGATCGCCCGGCCCACCGCCCAGGCCGCCGCCGTGCGGTCCGCGGTCACCGACGCCCTCACCAACACCGGGCAGCTCATCGATCTGGGCCGCCGCGTCGCCGACATGGCACGCACCGCGGCGCGCGGTACCGCGCCGAACAGCCCGCTGAACACCACGGTGTCACGCAACCGGCGGTTCACGGTGGCCTCGGCCAGTCTCGACGAATTCCGCACGGTGCG is a window of Mycolicibacterium chubuense NBB4 DNA encoding:
- a CDS encoding WS/DGAT/MGAT family O-acyltransferase, which encodes MVTRLSASDASFFRLEDSATPMYVSSLQILRKPRNGLSYESLLATIERRLPLIPRYRQKVREVPFGLARPVWVDDRDFDITYHVRRSALPSPGSDAQLHELVARLGSRPLDKTRPLWELYLVEGLAKNRLAIYTKSHQALVNGMSALAIGHVIADRTQKPPEFGEDIWIPSREPDDRRLLIGALGEWIARPTAQAAAVRSAVTDALTNTGQLIDLGRRVADMARTAARGTAPNSPLNTTVSRNRRFTVASASLDEFRTVRARYDCDVNDVVLAVIAGALRNWLLSRGEPVATTTTVRAMAPMSVYSDVEHDSTSPGQAVSEVMPFLVDLPVGEGNAVVRLSQISHAIETHPTAPSLVDARSIVTLSGFAPPTLHAMGIRVATSFSARQFNLLITNAPGAQSQMYVAGTKLLESYAVPPLLHNQVLAIGVTSYNGMLYFGINADRDAMSDVDLLPGLLRESLDELLDAAR